In Paralcaligenes sp. KSB-10, the following are encoded in one genomic region:
- a CDS encoding RNA polymerase sigma factor, which yields MRAQAPINDESAQMVACLPRLRRYARALVGERSGADDLVQDTCERAWARLHTWRQGSDMRAWLFGIMHNLHVDQRRKPGLATTPIDDTGFEASTRATQADALEIRDLETALAQLPVEQREVLLLIALEDMSYEEVARTLGIPSGTVMSRLSRGREKLRAQMQGRPQVNSLKVVK from the coding sequence ATGAGGGCTCAAGCGCCCATCAATGATGAAAGCGCGCAGATGGTGGCATGCCTGCCCCGTCTGCGCCGCTATGCGCGCGCCCTGGTTGGCGAGCGCAGCGGCGCGGACGACCTGGTGCAGGATACCTGTGAACGCGCCTGGGCCCGGCTTCATACCTGGCGGCAAGGCAGCGACATGCGCGCATGGCTATTCGGCATCATGCACAATCTGCATGTGGATCAGCGACGCAAGCCGGGATTGGCCACGACGCCCATCGACGATACGGGTTTCGAAGCATCGACCCGGGCAACCCAGGCCGATGCGCTCGAAATCCGCGATCTTGAAACGGCGCTCGCGCAGTTGCCCGTCGAACAACGCGAGGTACTGTTGCTGATTGCATTGGAAGACATGTCGTACGAGGAAGTGGCGCGCACGCTGGGGATTCCGTCAGGAACCGTCATGTCGCGCTTGTCGCGGGGAAGAGAAAAGCTGCGTGCGCAGATGCAAGGGCGCCCTCAGGTCAATTCGTTGAAGGTGGTGAAATGA
- a CDS encoding ABC transporter ATP-binding protein codes for MVDSRVGPQAWSPDPDEFVRVSDLVKIYGDTVAVKSVDLSVRRNELFALLGSSGCGKSTLLRMLAGFEAVTSGRIYLDGEDITDLPPYRRPVNMMFQSYALFPHMTVEANVAFGLKQEGVPKNEIHERVFEVLDLVQMAGFSRRKPHQLSGGQQQRVALARSLVKRPKLLLLDEPMSALDKQIRQKTQIELVKILDQVGVTCILVTHDQEEAMTMASRLAVMTEGQIVQCGTPHDVYAFPNSRFVAGFIGSTNLFSGTIVVDEPDHVLIESAELMRPLYVSHGISEPLGMEVHVSIRPEQIRVLREQPEAESNWGHGMVSHVAWLGSYALYQIRLDSGMVINASVPSMMLAQADAPGIDDEVFVNWASDSATVLPA; via the coding sequence ATGGTCGATAGCCGCGTGGGGCCGCAAGCCTGGTCGCCCGATCCGGATGAATTCGTCCGGGTGAGCGATCTGGTCAAGATATACGGCGATACAGTGGCCGTGAAGTCGGTGGATTTGTCCGTGCGGCGCAATGAGCTGTTTGCCCTGCTGGGTAGTTCGGGTTGCGGCAAGTCGACCTTGCTGCGCATGCTGGCGGGCTTCGAGGCCGTTACTTCGGGGCGGATTTACCTGGATGGCGAGGACATCACCGATCTTCCGCCATACCGGCGGCCGGTCAATATGATGTTCCAGTCTTATGCCCTGTTTCCGCACATGACGGTGGAAGCCAATGTTGCGTTCGGCTTGAAGCAGGAAGGGGTGCCCAAAAACGAAATACACGAACGCGTTTTCGAGGTGCTGGACCTGGTGCAGATGGCCGGTTTTTCACGCCGCAAGCCGCACCAGCTGTCGGGGGGCCAGCAGCAGCGGGTGGCCTTGGCGCGCAGCCTGGTCAAGCGTCCCAAACTGCTCCTGCTTGACGAACCCATGTCGGCGCTGGACAAGCAGATACGCCAGAAAACCCAGATCGAACTGGTCAAGATCCTCGATCAGGTGGGCGTGACCTGCATTCTCGTAACGCACGATCAGGAAGAGGCCATGACCATGGCCAGCCGGCTGGCGGTCATGACCGAAGGGCAGATCGTGCAGTGCGGTACGCCGCACGATGTATATGCTTTTCCCAATTCGCGCTTTGTGGCCGGCTTTATTGGTTCGACCAATTTGTTCAGCGGCACCATCGTGGTCGACGAGCCCGATCACGTGCTGATTGAAAGCGCCGAGCTGATGCGTCCTCTCTATGTCAGCCACGGCATCAGCGAACCCCTGGGCATGGAAGTGCATGTATCGATACGCCCGGAACAGATACGTGTGCTGCGCGAACAGCCCGAAGCGGAGTCCAATTGGGGGCATGGCATGGTAAGCCATGTGGCCTGGCTGGGCAGCTACGCGCTGTACCAGATCCGCCTCGATTCCGGCATGGTGATCAATGCGAGCGTGCCCAGCATGATGCTGGCGCAGGCGGATGCGCCAGGCATCGATGACGAAGTGTTCGTCAACTGGGCCAGCGATAGCGCAACGGTGTTGCCGGCATGA
- a CDS encoding polyamine ABC transporter substrate-binding protein → MPRLIMGAAVAVLASSSWAQEKVVNVYNWAEYTAPDTISGFEKATGIKARYDVYDSNDTLQAKLLTGKSGYDVVVPSTHYAARQIEGGIFQKLDKSKMPNLKYLDPDIMALVATVDPGNQYLVPWGYGTNGLGYNVTKVKEIMGANAPLGSWDMLFKPENAAKLKACGISMLDEAAQVFPAVLHYLGKDPNSSQPADYKAALDLLKKIRPYIRQFSSSGYIDELAGGDLCMVYGYSGDVMIARHRAQEAKKTYDINYYIPNGGAPAWFDTMAIPKDAPHVAEALAFINYIETPQVHAAITNTMFYPNANKEARKYVLKEVADNPMIYPPPEVAKTLFVIKPQPLAIQRLQTRMWAELKSGR, encoded by the coding sequence ATGCCGCGATTGATAATGGGTGCGGCCGTTGCCGTCCTGGCCAGCTCGTCCTGGGCCCAGGAAAAAGTTGTCAATGTGTATAACTGGGCGGAATATACGGCGCCGGACACGATTTCGGGATTTGAAAAGGCCACGGGCATCAAGGCGCGCTACGACGTCTACGACAGTAACGATACGCTGCAGGCTAAATTGCTGACCGGCAAATCGGGCTATGACGTGGTGGTACCTTCAACGCATTACGCCGCGCGCCAGATTGAAGGGGGGATTTTCCAGAAGCTCGACAAATCGAAGATGCCCAACCTGAAGTACCTGGATCCCGACATCATGGCACTGGTTGCCACGGTCGATCCGGGCAATCAATATCTGGTACCTTGGGGTTATGGCACCAATGGCCTGGGTTACAACGTGACCAAAGTCAAGGAGATCATGGGCGCCAATGCGCCGCTGGGCAGCTGGGATATGCTGTTCAAACCGGAAAACGCCGCAAAGCTGAAGGCCTGTGGTATTTCCATGCTCGACGAGGCGGCTCAGGTGTTTCCCGCGGTACTGCACTATCTGGGCAAGGATCCCAACAGCAGCCAGCCCGCAGATTACAAGGCTGCGCTCGATCTGCTCAAGAAAATACGCCCTTATATCCGGCAGTTCAGTTCTTCAGGCTATATCGACGAACTGGCAGGCGGCGATTTGTGCATGGTTTATGGTTATTCGGGCGATGTCATGATTGCCCGCCACCGCGCCCAGGAAGCCAAGAAAACCTACGACATCAACTACTACATTCCCAATGGCGGCGCCCCTGCGTGGTTCGACACCATGGCCATCCCCAAGGATGCTCCCCATGTTGCCGAAGCGCTGGCGTTCATCAATTACATTGAAACTCCGCAGGTTCATGCCGCCATCACCAATACCATGTTTTATCCCAATGCCAACAAAGAGGCGCGCAAATATGTGCTCAAGGAAGTTGCCGATAATCCCATGATCTACCCGCCTCCCGAGGTGGCCAAGACCTTGTTCGTCATCAAGCCCCAGCCCTTGGCAATTCAGCGCTTGCAAACGCGCATGTGGGCCGAACTCAAGTCGGGACGCTAA